A portion of the Macrobrachium nipponense isolate FS-2020 chromosome 12, ASM1510439v2, whole genome shotgun sequence genome contains these proteins:
- the LOC135224781 gene encoding zinc finger BED domain-containing protein 4-like: MDYSPVAHAQSSSACIEPEESEGHSSDSLCKNEEETTNVINIMKITMRAELDRRFAGIESTDIYRLATYLDPRYKSKFFSSTFVTEQVQSSIAALCVQQKDAVTEPPEKRLKSKLSTSQTPTPSTSSTVSEAMNVILSSSSDENDEPTESNVVKEIKVYHKQKRIRGSNEDALKWWNQNSGDFPKLVKIVHTYLCCPPSSVPSEQLFSSAGLIYDEKRTRLLADKAEKLLFLKSNLPLLKFNY, translated from the coding sequence ATGGATTACTCACCTGTAGCGCATGCTCAAAGCTCAAGTGCATGTATAGAGCCAGAAGAATCAGAAGGGCACAGTAGTGACAGTTTAtgtaaaaatgaagaagaaacaactaatgttataaacattatgaaaataacaatgaGGGCTGAACTTGACAGAAGATTTGCTGGTATAGaaagtacagatatatataggcTTGCCACTTACCTTGATCCTAGATACAAAAGTAAGTTCTTTTCTTCCACTTTCGTTACTGAGCAAGTGCAGTCATCAATTGCTGCATTGTGTGTACAGCAAAAAGATGCTGTAACTGAACCGCCAGAAAAAAGACTGAAAAGTAAGTTGTCCACTAGCCAGACACCAACTCCAAGCACAAGCTCAACAGTGTCGGAGGCAATGAATGTAATTCTGTCATCAAGTTCTGATGAAAATGATGAGCCAACTGAGTCAAATGtggtaaaagaaattaaagtgtATCATAAACAAAAGAGAATTAGAGGATCAAATGAAGATGCTCTGAAATGGTGGAATCAGAACAGTGGAGATTTCCCAAAGCTTGTAAAAATAGTACACACTTATCTGTGTTGTCCCCCAAGCAGTGTTCCAAGTGAGCAATTGTTCAGTAGTGCAGGTTTAATTTATGATGAAAAGCGCACAAGACTTTTAGCAGATAAAGcagagaaacttttatttttgaaaagtaatttgcCCTTGCTGAAGTTCAATTACTAA